The following proteins are encoded in a genomic region of Garra rufa chromosome 22, GarRuf1.0, whole genome shotgun sequence:
- the cox11 gene encoding cytochrome c oxidase assembly protein COX11, mitochondrial: MCRFSVNLSQVKRTCLEGHFFYNSRIMLLPFLLRGCTAKHYVQQALSSTRLCINCCNFRGLATSSDRLFLRRTPQRFLNQSRGAKTHKRKPQEDDWKKRNKTVLTYIAAAGVGMIGLSYAAVPLYRLYCQATGLGGTAVAGHNTEQVETMKPVRDRIIKVTFNADTHASIQWNFRPQQSEIYVVPGETALAFYKARNPTDRPVIGISTYNVVPFEAGQYFNKIQCFCFEEQRLNPHEEVDMPVFFYIDPEFDDDPRMARVDNIILSYTFFEAKEGQQLPLPGYS; this comes from the exons ATGTGCAGATTTTCGGTTAATTTGAGTCAG GTGAAACGCACCTGTCTTGAGGGGCATTTCTTTTATAACTCTAGGATTATGCTATTACCATTCCTTCTCCGTGGGTGCACAGCAAAGCACTATGTACAACAAGCGCTTTCTAGCACTCGGCTATGTATTAACTGTTGCAACTTCAGAGGACTAGCCACATCCAGTGACCGGCTCTTCCTCAGGAGGACCCCACAACGATTCCTCAACCAGTCACGAGGAGCTAAAACTCACAAAAGGAAACCTCAGGAGGATGACTGGAAGAAAAGGAACAAGACTGTCCTCACATACATCGCTGCTGCCGGAGTGGGAATGATTGGCCTGTCATATGCTGCTGTTCCACTCTACAGACTGTACTGTCAA GCTACAGGGCTTGGAGGCACAGCTGTAGCAGGACATAACACAGAACAAGTGGAGACAATGAAGCCAGTCAGGGACCGTATTATTAAAGTGACCTTCAATGCAGACACACACGCCAGCATACAGTGGAACTTCCGTCCGCAGCAGTCCGAGATTTAC GTCGTACCAGGAGAAACTGCTCTGGCTTTTTATAAGGCACGGAATCCTACAGACAGACCAGTGATAGGCATTTCTACCTACAATGTTGTACCATTTGAGGCTGGGCAATATTTTAATAAGATACAG TGTTTCTGTTTTGAGGAGCAGAGGTTAAACCCACATGAAGAAGTAGACATGCCTGTTTTCTTCTATATTGATCCAGAGTTTGATGATGACCCCAGGATGGCGCGAGTTGATAATATTATACTCTCGTATACCTTTTTTGAAGCTAAGGAGGGACAGCAGTTACCCCTCCCTGGGTATAGCTAA